The DNA sequence TGTCATTTTCAGTTGTTTATTAATGAAAACTGCCGAAAGAGAAGCAAACACATTGCATTTTATACTATAGATTGCAAGGATTCATGTGGTGAGATATTTGTTGATTTACAGAAGCATAGCTATGTTCAGGTATGCTGCACACTGGAACATGTTCAATACTGGTTCTACAAATCTCTCAAATAGCAGTTGAAGTAGTATTTTCAATGTTCACAACTAGGAGCAGGTATACCTTTATGACCTAAGCATCCCTGTGCAGCCGCTTGCAATTGAGCCGTGTGCTGCCCATAATATTTGTTCATTTTCTTCAAAACTATAAATGTGCATAAATGCAGTTAAACTCATCATTGTTTCCATTCTCCACAGAGAAAGTGTCATAAAATGTGAGGAACACCATAATTGttttccttgattgctttgttgCACTGCAAATACTCGAAATCATGGGAAAGCCTAGTGATTTTGTGGTACAACTTTGAGTTATGTGCCTTCTCATGGGTTGTCATATTCCAAGTCCTACTATGTTGTGCTTAAATCATGACAAAGTCTCACATCAAAAAACAAAGAGTAAAGTCCACCACCAGTCCCTAAACTTGTACTGTCATgccatcccggtccctaaactcgtAAATCGACCGTGTAGGTCCTCGAACTTGTTTGTctatgtcatcccggtccctaaacttagaaatcaccCGTTTAGGTCCTCAAATTTGTTCAATTGTGTCATCCTGGTCTCTAAACTTGGTTTTGAGTCTCATCTGGATCATCAGAACAAAGCGATTTAAAAATTCTATATCAaagaataattcataactttttcatgaaatcgaatgaagacaaactttatatcaaagttgtagcccTCAAtgcgttctacaactttgtagttgaaaagttttttatttgaagttgtTTAGTAtcacaaaatttaattttaaaatctatgaacttataaaaaatattttggaaccctaaatgattttattttaaaaaaatattcaactataaagttgtagattgCGTTGCTggctacaattttgatataaagtttatcttcatttgagtttatatgaaaaagttatgagttatttttcgatagagtttttagatttgTCCCACTTTGATCCAGAtgagacttaaaaacaagtttagggaccgggatgacacaactgaacaagtttgaggacctatatgGGAGATTTCCAAGTTTAGGAACCAGGATGACATAGCCGAACGAGTATAGGTACCTAGATGGTCGTTCTACAAGTTGGACCGGAATGACACacccgaacaagtttagggactggGATGACACacccgaacaagtttagggaccggtgatggactttactcaaaaacaaaaataacaacaacaacaacaaagcctTTTAGTCCCTAGCAAGTTGGGGCAGGTAACAGTCTCACATCGAACCTTTGATGCAATTCTCTTTAGATTCAGTCACATGGTGAAAGAGTTTCTTATCTTTTGTAGTCATGTTTGTTTGAGAACCCTATATGTTCTGTTACTATTTCTTAATTTTTGTGATTATAAATTTTCTTCTTAAAGTACCATCCTGAAGCTGTCTTCATTTTTTGTTTTCAGAAAAAGCCTGGAGGATCAACTGAACAACAGGAGTTGACATATCCTAGTCTTCAGGTAGATGACTTAGGTTTACAATGGCTTTTAAAGCTTGAATATAATTATTTTGACTTAAACATACCTTCATGTTTTGCACTGCTGAATATAGTGTTTTTTGGCTGCAACATTTGCTGTGAAATAGATGTGATGCAACGGATACAGGTTATGCTATAGAACGAAGCAATTTGAATTACTTCTCTATATTTGAATGTGAATGGTCTTGTTGTCTGCTGGATATAATCCTCCTACCCTATTTTTTCAAGATGGTATAGGGGTTCTCTTCGATCCGGTGTATTTGGTAGTCGTGGCTTCCAACTTTTAATAGGTGGAGGTATAGGGTTGGTTCGTCAAAGGTGCCATTATTTTCTGTAATAATACAATTAGATTTACTTAATTTAGTTGCGGTGATgaatgaaaaataaaaaagagttCTGTTCATCGATTTTCAGTTCACCTTTAATTCTATTGTGGATACTTTAATGTGAACATAACTTTTTTGGGCAATAGGTGCCTTGAAGTTAGCTCTAGCCTTTGTATTATGCATTGCATCTACATAATTGTTGGCTTGCCTATGACAAATCCATTAACTGGCAGTGCCTAATGGCAtattttgttaaacttcataGCTCAATGTATAGTGCTATTGGAAGAGTCATGTCTCATTTGTTTCCAGAAATCTGCATCTTACCATTTTGGATGCTTTAATTGGGAAAATGCATTACAATTTTGTTCAATTAAACACAATAAGTGCATTTATTTGTCCTTACAGGAAGCTATCTCTGTACCGTGGAGTAATCTACCGAAGAAGACATCAAAATTATACTTCGCCATGAGAGGTGaggtttacaaaattcaagacaGCACTGCAAAAAAGAAAATCCCTGTTTTAGTTTATACTCTCAAATTATGGAACTTGGAAAGTGCTGAGTTCAACAATTATGTCTTTGATTATAAACCCTGGCGAAACAACACTTTATCATTTTGCAGTACTGGAGGATTATGAATTATCTGAAGGGCGCAGCCCTGGCGAAACAACTCTTTCTGATATACATGCAGTTTTGGCTCGGAGGAAGGATATGTGTGATAAAATGGTATTGACGTGTCTTAATTTAGCTCATATTCCTTCTGATTTTTacatgttattattgttaactGCAGTCTTTGAATGAGTCTCGTATTCCTACAACTCTCGTGGAACGACTGCTAGCAGCTGGAAAGAAGGAACATCCTCCTGTATGTGCTATCCTAGGTGGTATTCTTGGTCAGGTAGGTTCTATACTTCAATCTATGTACTGCTTCTTCTGTGCTTCTAGTATTTGTTTGCATTACATACCCCCTTTTCTTATGAACCATGGCTCTCACATATATTTATCTTCTGTTTCTTGTTTGGTTGGCTTGTGAATGACTGAACACTGGATAACAACTAAAATATGGAACTGCCTCAGTTAGAGAAGGAATTGAGTGACTATGTTTTTTTCAGTAAATGACATATATAACTTGAAGCATCTTCTGTTGATCCGTGTAGGTACTTTTCTGGCTCTGGTATGTGTATGGGCCGAGGTCTATTTATGATCTTTAATCAGCAAATCTGACTATAGAGTTAAACGATTCTGAACAAGCTTAATTACACTGAAAGATAACAAGATTAGTTCAAGTGCCACAAAATCTAACTTGTTTAGCGAAACTATTGATGAAAGGCACTTACAGGGCCAATTAAACATATTGAAAATCATCTTGAGAAAGTCATTAGTCTTGGATAATAACTCCTATTGTTCCAAAGCCCAATTATTAGGACAACACGTGGGACTTTGGAAACCTGTCTATGGATTTTCATTCTGAGATATTAAAGCTTTAGTGTTGAATGATTAGCTTTCCAAAACAGTACTTGATATTATTTGAATGTTTAATTGCAAAAGCTGCAGCATTGATGTACCATCCTCTTTTTGTGTTAGCACTGTGCTTACAGCTTCACGTTGTACCTAACAGGAGGTGATTAAATCAATATCCTGCAAGGGTGATCCAGTCAAGAATTTCTTCTATTTTGATGTGGCTGATGGCAAAGGTGTCATCGAGGATATCCCACCACCTCCTGCAAACTGATGAAGCGCTCAGCAGCCTAACTACCAACTCGACTTGGTTCACTAATCCTTGTACCCACTTGGCATTGAACATGTAGCTACTTTTAGATTTATAGCCATGTGAAAAAGGCAAGTTGATTTAACCCAGATGTTTAGGAATTGTATCAAGCATCAACCGTGACTGTATGCACCAACAATTTCAAGGTGAAGTCTGGATGGTTTCTCCATGCTTTTTGAGGTGAAGGATTTCCTTTGTTGTCCCTTTACCCTTTTGTCAAATCTGGTAGCAGTGGTTGGGGGAAAATGAAGTGAGAAAGTTATGTTCTAGCTGTGAAGCGACGATTCTGAAAGTTCGAGGATCAAAATGGCCAGAGTTTTGGCCATAAAGGCTTGATAAGACTCCTTTCTGGATTGATCATACCTGTGTACTCATGTGGCATGTTTCATACTTGATTACAATGCTTGTCGCTTGAATTGCTCTCCATATTAGTGTCGTTGTTTGCTTGAATGGTTTCACTGGTGCTAGATGAGTAACAACTACAGTGTTTGGTTCTAGCAAGTGCCTATTTTAGCTGGGATCAGAATCATACAAACTTTGGATGCAATTTTGGGTGAAAGTAGTTGAATTATGGAAGAACTTGTTAGATCTAGTAGCTGGGAAGGTTGGTATTCTCGAGATACAACTGAACTTTTTATGCTTTTACTCAAACCATGAAACTGTGATGTTTCTTGACCTAATTAACCGAGGAATTGGATTTGGACGGAACTTGCCCTATCTGTTCTGGTTCTGAAGTAGCCATCCCAACCACCTGTCTCAAGGTCATTTCTGACCAAAGACTATTCCAGTCCAGTTCAGATATCAGTTTCTTGGCTGTGGATGCGTCATTCCTCTCGCTCAGTTTGTGGTCTATCTGTGCCATGGGATCTGATCCATCTGTAATATGGTTTCTGGGAAAAGGATAGCAACAGGAAGATCCAGATCTTGTGTGGTCATATTCAATTACTAAAGGTTAACTGATGAGTGCTACTTGgccgcttgtgcatatggggcCATGTTTCTAGGCTCGGCCCCTGTCTTTGGGGCCAAACAAGTTTGGAAGACAGCTGCCCCACCGAGAGTGCGCTTCTTCTGGCTGGCTGTTCATAACCGGTG is a window from the Sorghum bicolor cultivar BTx623 chromosome 5, Sorghum_bicolor_NCBIv3, whole genome shotgun sequence genome containing:
- the LOC8055007 gene encoding SUMO-activating enzyme subunit 1A translates to MDGGGAGAGVGGSEGELTAQETALYDRQIRVWGVDAQKRLSKSHVLVCGMNGTTIEFCKNIVLAGVGSLSLMDDHVVTEDDLNANFLIPPDESIYGGRSRAEVCCESLVDFNPMVRVSVEKGDPSLIDGEFLDKFDIVVLSRASLKTKLFINENCRKRSKHIAFYTIDCKDSCGEIFVDLQKHSYVQKKPGGSTEQQELTYPSLQEAISVPWSNLPKKTSKLYFAMRVLEDYELSEGRSPGETTLSDIHAVLARRKDMCDKMSLNESRIPTTLVERLLAAGKKEHPPVCAILGGILGQEVIKSISCKGDPVKNFFYFDVADGKGVIEDIPPPPAN